One Natrinema longum genomic window, GTGCCTGCTCCGCCATTTCCGACCGCCGGGAGAGGTCGGTCGAGCAAATGAAGAGGACGCGCATCGGATACCCCGCGGCCTCGTAATTGATCTCGGGATTGTAGCCGAGAATGACGCCCTTCTCCTCCAGTTGCGTGATCCGATTGTTGATCGTCGTCCCCGTGACGTCGGTTTCGTCGGCGATGGCCGTGTCGCTGGCACCGCGGGCGTCCACTTGGAGCAAGTGCAGGATACGGCGGTCGAGATTGTCGAGTGGCTCGTCGACCATACCATCGCGTTCGCCCTCGAGCGAGTTGAATCGGGTGCTTGAACACAACGCGGAGCAGTCGACTGCGAACGCCGAGATCGCTACTCGACGGACTCGAGGGCGGGCGGCTCGGCCTCGCGCCGCGACTCGAGGAACTGCTCCTCCGCCTCGGAGAGGCCCCGGTCGCGGTACTCCTCGAGGCCAGCCTGATACCGCTCTCGATCGGTCCACGCCGCGGTACCGTGGTCGTCAGGCGTCGGATACTCGAGGATCAGTTCGGCGATACCCGTCGTCTCGCCGGTGTAGACGAATCCCGTCCGATAGAGCGCCTCGTAGGCGTAGGGGTTGTTGACGGCGATCCGGAGTCGGCCGTAGCCGCGCTCGAGGGCGCGATCCCGCACTCGCCGGCAGAGTGCAGGGCCGATCCCCTCGCCGCGGCGGTCGCGGTCGACGGTCACGTAGCGAAGCCACAACACGTCGTCGTCGGTGCGATCCTCGTTGAACGCGACGGCCGCGACGAGCCGGCCGTCGTCGGCGCGGGCGACTGCCTTGCCGGTGTTCGTCATGACGAACTTGCCGGCGTAGCTGAACCGTTCGTGGTCGAGTCGGAGCTTGGGTCCGTCGGGCGGCCACGCGAGCAGTTCGTACTCCACGGGAGTGCTTCGCGAGCGAGCCACTACAATGCTCGGGCTCGGAACGGTCACCCAGGGCCGAGATACCGAATCGCTGACCCCACCAACGCTTTTCGACTCCTTCGTGGTAGCCGTCCGACGACGAGTGGCGAATCCGACACCGCAGCCGCGTTCGGACTGAGTGGCCCTGCCGGCTGGCTCGTCGGCGGTGCGGTCGGCGCGATCGCGTTCGGGATCGTCATGGTCCTCCTCGAGCCGGACGTCCTCGAGGCTGCGATCCCCGCGATCTACGGCCTCGAGTCAGCCGGTCCCCTCGGCTGGGCGATCCACGTCGCTCACGGAATCGTCCTCGGACTCGTGTTCGGCTTCCTCGTCACGCGCCCATCGATCCTCGGCGTGTCGTGGACCGACGTCGAAACCGATGCGCTCTCCCGAACCGGCGTGCCCTCCCGGGTGACCGGTGCCGGTCTCGTCTACGGGCTCGCGGTCTGGGCGGTTCTCCCGTTGCTCGTCCTCCCCGTCTGGGCGACCGCAGTCGGGGGCAACACCGAGCAGTTCCCCACGACCGCTGCCGGCAGCCTGCTCGGTCACGCCCTGTTGGGCGTCGTCCTCGGAGCAGTCTTTGCCGCGACGGTCGACCTCCGCGACCGGCCGATCGAACGGCGACTCGAGCGCTAGGGGTGGACGCCGATCGGGTTCGACTGGGCCACGGGTTCGTCCACGTCCCGACAGCCCGCCCCGGTTGGCCACCGAAGAAGCGTTCGCCGGATTCAAGAACGATCCTCGCCAGAACCCGACATGGACAAACGCGAGCGACTCGAGGCTGCCCTCGAGTCCCACGACCTCGACTCGATCTGGCTCGCCCGGCCCAACTCGTTTGCCTGGTTCACGGGCGGGAGCAACGTCGTCGACCGCGAGGCCGATACCGGCGTCGCTGCCGTTGGGTACGACGGGACCGAGGTGTCCCTCGTGACGGACAACATCGAAGCCGACCGGCTCGTCGCGGAGGAACTCCCCGATCTCGAGGCGGGGGAGGTTTCGGTCGTGGAGATGCCTTGGTACGCATCGTCGCTCGAGGAAGCGATCGCAGCGCACGTCGCCGACGACGACCGGGCCGTCGCCGACATCTCGATTCCGGGGTTCAAGCGCATCGATCCGTCGTCACTGCGCCAGCCGCTGACCGAACGCGATCGCGAGCGATACCGCGAACTCGGCGGACAGACGGCGTCCGCCGTCGAGTCAGTCTGTCGGGAGCTGCGCCCCGAGGATACCGAACACGAGGTCGCGTCGGCGCTGCGGGTCGCCCTCTCGGCGCGAAACATCGAAACGCCCGTCGTACTCGTCGGGGGCGCAAAGCGGGTCCAGCAGTATCGCCACTACACGCCGACCGAAGCCGAACTCGGCGACTACGCGCTCGTCTCCGTGACCGCCCAGCGGGCCGGCCTCCACGCGAGCTGTACCCGGACCGTCGCCTTCGATCCGCCGTCCTGGCTCGAGGAGCGCCACGAGGCTGCCGCTCGCGTGGAGACGACGGCACTGGCAGCGACCCGGGCGGCCGCCACGAGCGACGGCAGTGGAGCCGACGGCGAGACCGCTGGCGACGTCTTCGCCGCGATCCAGAACGCCTACGACGAGGTCGGCTACGACGGCGAGTGGGAACACCACCATCAGGGCGGCGCTGCCGGCTTCGCCGGACGCGAGTGGATCGCGACACCCGACCACGACGCGCCGGTCGAATCGCCGATGGCCTACGCGTGGAACCCGTCCGTTCAGGGGGCGAAAAGCGAGGACACCGCACTGGTCACCGACGACGAAATCGAGTTCCTGACGGCGACGGATCGCTGGCCGACGACGACCATCGAGGCAGTCGGCCGTGACTGCGACCTCGAGCGGCCGACGGTCCTCGAACTCGAGGAGTAGGGAACCGGCAATCCGAAAACGAGCGACCGGATCAGGTCAGTTGACCGTGATCGTCGTCGGCATCGCCGTCGTCGTCTTCGAACTCGATGACGTCGCCATCGGTCCCCGATTCTCCGTCCGAATCGGCATCGGTGTCCGACGTCGGAGCCGTGTCGTCGACGGTGATCGTGACCGGTTCGACCGCCTCCTCGAGGCCGGGGGTCGACTCGCGGTCGGGCTCCCGGTCGAGGACGCGATCGAGCCGAAAGATGGTGTTCAGTTCGTGCTGGACCTGGTCGACGACGCCGCCGACGAGTTCGCTCGGCTGGATCGCCGCGTACTCGTAGGGGTTGTTCCCGGCACCGTCGCTGGCCCGTTTCTCTCGTGTCACGCGGTCTTCGTCGTGGAGTTCCGCGAGCGCTTCGCGGACGGTACTCGGGTAGAGACCGGTTCCCTTCGCGACCTCCTCGGAGGTGCTCCCGGGGTTTGCCAGCAGATACACGTAGATCTTCGCGCGGGTCTCCGTGTCCAGGATCCACGAGAGCAAGTCGACGATTCGCTGGTCGAGTTCCTCGGCGGTCGGCGCTCGACCGACGGCCTCCCCGTCGTCTGCGAGGAAGTCCTCCGGTCCCTCGATCGGTTCCTCGCCCTCCTCCGTCCCGTCGACCGGATGCTCGTCAGTATCGTCGGAACTCATGTGTCTACTCGTACAGGAGGAGGGTTCGCGCGGAGTTAAACCTTTGTGGCGACGACAGCGGAACCGCGATACCGCCGGTGAACGCCGCTCGGAGACGGGACCAACACCGCCCGCCGTGCCGACAATCACTCGAGACGCGTCGGTGATCGCTCTCGTCTACGCCGGTTCGTCGTCCCCGGTCCCGCCCTTCGACTGGAGTCGCTTCGTCGTCTGGACGAGCGGATGGCGTGCGTAGTCGACGACGTCGATGTCGTCGATCCGCTCTAGCTCCTCCTTTTCGGCCGTCCGTGCCATCCCCAGCTCGATCTCCTGGTCGATGACGATAACGTAGGCGTCCATCTCGTCGATATCCAACCTGTCGGCCGCGAGCACGCGGTGGTGGCCGTCCGCCAACAGGAGCGTGCCGTCGTTGTCGATCACCACTAACGGTTCGGCCAGCCCACGCTCGAGTTCGTACCGCCGTCCCTCGAGTTCGTCGGCGTAGACCCGACCCTGCGTCGGCGTCAGCTCCGAGAGGGGGACCGTTCGTCGCTCCTCCGTCAGTTCGATCTCGTGGATCTGCTCGAGCGTTCGCATGAGTTTGCCGACCTTCTCGGGGGTCGCGCGTTCGATCTGGCTGCGGATGACGTCGGCGTTGGAGATGATCCCCACGAGGTTGCCCGCGTCGTCGACGACGGGCAGTTTCTGGATGCCCGACCGCAGGATCACGCGTGCCGCGTCCGTCACCTTCATTTCGGGATGGGCGACGAGCAGATCGGTCGCCATGACGGTAAAGATCGGGTCGTCGTCGTCCGCGAGCAGCAGGTCGCGGGCGCTGACGAACCCCTCGACGCGGCGTCGATCGCAGACCGGAAAGCCGCTGTGTTCCTCGCTTTCGGCGATCCGCGTCGAAACGTCGCCGACGGTCTCGTCGGGCGACACCGTCGCCACGTCACGTGTCATGTAGTCTTCGACCTTCGGCTTCGTCCGATCCGACGCGACTTCCATGCACGGACCTACGAGAGCCCCGCGCAAAAGGACTGTCACTGACGGTCCGCGCCGCTGGCACCCACACCAATTACGCCGACTCGCCGTCGTCTCGCTCGCCCCGCTGGGTGAACAGCCACTCGCTGGTCTGGGTGTACGCGCCGACCGGAACCCCCGGCCGCGTGTCGATCGCCTCGAAAAAGCGGTTCGTGATCACCTCTTCGACCACGCTGACGATCGACTCGACCTCCTCCTCGTCGTCGGCACTCCCCAAGATGCCGATCTCGAGTTGTGCACCCGCCATGTCGGCGTGACCGCCCGCGCTGCCGATCCGGTCGAACCCGTCCCGAAGCGTCTCCCCGAGATCGACGTCGGCGGCCCGCGACCGGGCCGACAGGAACACCATCTCGTCGTTGAAGCCGAAGACGAGCGTCGTTTCGATGCCGTCCATCGTGAGCAACTGATCGGCTGCCTGGGGTAACGCATCACGATCACCGATGCGCCCGACGCTCGCGACCGCAACCGACCCGCGCTGGATCCGATTTTTGATCGCCTTGGCGATCGTCTCGAGGGTCTCACCCTCGAGCGAGGGCTGTTCGATCTGGTCGAGCAGCGAGGTGTCGACGTGGGGCCACAACAGCGACGCGGCCCGAAAGTCGTCGGGAGAGACCTCGCGAGTGAAGTCGTTCGTATCGATCCGAATCCCGTACAGCAGCGCCGTCGCGGTCGCGACGTCGAACGCGACGTCGAACCGATCGAGGTACTCGGCCAGGATCGTACTGGTTGCCCCCGCTCCCTGTCGAAGGTCGACGAACTCGCCGGGAACCGGGCCCCGAGGAGGATGGTGATCGATGACGATATCCACGTGGAGGTCCTCGGGGAGTTGATCGTTGACGCCGGGACGGGAGTGATCGACCAGCGCGAAGGCCGAATACTCCGAGATCGATGCATCGGGAGCCAGGTTTCGAAGGTCGAGATCGAGCAAGTTGACCATCGCCCGGTTCTCCTGGTGAGAGATCTCGCCGAAGTAGCAGGCGTCGGCGTCGACGCCGACAGACTCGGCGATGTCGACGAGCGCGACGGCACTCGCGATCGCGTCCGGGTCGGGGTTGTCGTGGGCCACGACCGCCAGTCGGCCGTCGATCCCCGCGAGGAACTCCCGGAGTTCGATCGCGGCCTCGGCCGAGGGGCTCGCCGCGTCGTCGAGTACCTGCGCGGCGATGGCACCGTCGGGATCGACGACGGCGTCGGCGAGTTCGTCGAACCGATCGCGATCCGTGTCCGTCGCGTTCCCGCCCAGATAGGCGACGATCACCGCCTCGGGGAAGCGGTCTCGAGCGGCCTCGAGCGTGGCCCGGTTGACGTCCGTGCGGTCACTAGCGACGAAGATAAGGTCCGGTCGGTCGACGTTCGCGATGGTCGCGGGATCGGTGGGATCGGCGTCGCGGGCCGGCACGCTCTCCTCGCGTAACGTCTCGACGGTGCTTTCGTCGTCGGTGATGACGAGCGATCGATCTCCGTCGCGATCGGGCAACTGCTCCGTCACCTGTCGACAGACGGTCCCGCAACCGAGCACCAGCCGGAAACCCATTTATCGCGGCTTGCAACCCCGGCCGGTAAAAGCTACCGGGTCGTTCGTCCGTTCCTCATACGGCCCGCTGTCACTGGGATCCGGCCCAGCCGCGACCCGCCCTGTGTGGCTGGGCCGGTACCGACTGGACCCCTATTACGTGACGACCGCGGCCGCCGCCTCGGTCGCGGCGTCGGCGATCGGCCCGAACGCCGGGAGGAGGACCACGGTCATCACGGCGGCGGCGACGATCGCCGCGTAGAGCGCCGTCGGCTGGGCGAGGGAGTCCCGGTCGAGAATCGGTTCCTCGATCCAGAGGGCCTTGACCAGCCGCGAGTAGTAGTACAGCGAGAGCGCACTGTTGATAACCAGCGCGGCCGCGAGGACGAGCAAGAGCGTGTTGTCCGCCGCCGCGTTGATGAGTTCGGTATAGAGGAGATACTTGCTCCAGAAGCCACTGAATGGCGGGACGCCTGCGAGGCTGAACATGAAGATCGCCATCGCCCCGCAGGCGAACGGAGCCTGCGTCGAGAGGCCGTTGTAGTCCTCGAAGGTCCGGCCGACGCCCCAGTACTCCGCCAGCCCGACGAACAGGAACGCGCCCGTGTTCATGAAGCCATAGACCAGCAGGTGCATCATGGCCGCGCCCATGACGAGTTCGCCGCCGTCCGCGGAGAGGCCCGCGAGCCCGATCAGCACGTAGCCGGCGTGGCCGATCGAGGAGTAGGCGAGCATCCGCTTGACGTTCTCCTGGGTCGCCGCCGCGAAGTTCCCGACCGTCATCGTGACGATCGCGAGGATCACGAACGCCAGCGTCCAGTCGACGCCGATGACGGCCGTCGTCGCCTCGAGCGGGAACGCCGTCGTGAACACGCGGAAGGCGAGCACGAAGCCGGCGGCCTTCGAGGCCGAGGAGAGGAACGCGGCGATCGGCGCGGGCGCGCCCTCGTAGGCCTCGGGGGCCCAGAAGTGGAAGGGGACGCTCGCGGTCTTGAACGCGATGCCGCCGATCAGCATGAGGATGCCGAGTCCGAGCAGGCCGTCCATCTCGGCGACGGCCCCGTCACCGCTCTCGAGAACCGCGGCGATATTCGTGAGTTGCAAGGAGCCGGTCGCGCCGTAGACGAGACTCACACCGTAGACGAAGATCGCCGAGGAAACGGCCCCGATCAGGAAGTACTTCAGGCCGGCCTCGACGCTGCCGCGGTTGTCCTTCAGGATCGCGACGAGAGCGTACGACGGCAGGCTCGTCAACTCGAGCGCGATGAAGATCGTCACGAGGCTGTTCGAGGCGGCCATCGTCGACATCCCGGTCGCGGCGAGCATGACCAGCGAGTAGTACTCGGCCTGGTAGGTGTGATCCCGCAGGTAGTCGTAGCTCGCGACCGCGACGAGGGCGGTGACGACCGCGATGATGATCATGAAGTACAGCGCCAGTTGGTCGACGACGAACTGGCCGCCAAGCAGGTCGATGACGCCGTAGTTGTCGATCCCCGTCGCGCCGACCCCGGCGGCGGTGTACCAGACGGCGACGGCCAGCGACGACAGCGAGCCGACGACGGCGGTGCCAGCCAGCAGCGTGCGATTCGTCGAGTGGGGGTCGATGCTATCTATCAGGAACAGGATGAGTGCCGTCCCTGCCAGGATGAGCGCCGGGGCGAGTGCCGTCCACTCGGGAAGTTGCAGAACCGCCATCAGAACTCACCTCCCTGGATGATCGGATCGATTGCGTCGGTTATCATGTCGAAGATCAGGTCGGGGGCCACGCCCAGGGCGATGATGAGTCCCAGGAGCACGACCATCGACGCGACGTCGTGGACGGGCGCGCGGCCCACCTCGTAGTCGGTTTCGAGTCGGTACGGTCCGAACACCGTCCGCTGGAGCGCAAAGAGCAGGTAGCCGGCGACGATGACGATGCCGAACATCGCCAGCGCGGTAAACAGCGGTGCGTACGGGATTCCGGACCCGAAGGCACCGAAGAAGATGAAGTACTCGGCAGCGAACCCGCTCATCAGCGGCAGTCCCATATAGCCGAAGGCACCGGCGATGAGAATACCGACCGCGATCGGCATCCGGTCGGCCATTCCCGACATGTCGGTAACCATCCGCGTGTGGGTCGCGTTGTAGATGACGCCGACGGCCATGAACATCAGCCCGGAGATCAGGCCATGCGAGACCATCTGGAAGGTCGCGCCGCCGACCCCGAACTGGGTGTACGCGACCAGTCCGAGGATGACGTAGCCCATCGACGACACGGAGGAGTAGGCGACGATCCGTTTGAGGTCGGTCTGGGCGAGTGCCAACATTGCGCCGTAGATGACGCTGATCACGGCGATCGCCGCGATCGGCACCGCGTAGGCCGCCACCTGATCGGGGAACATCGTGAAGTTGAATCGAAGCAGGGCGTAGGTCCCCATCTTCAGCAAGACACCGGCGAGCAACACCGATGCCGGCGTCGGCGCTTCGACGTGGGCGTCGGGCAGCCACGTGTGGAAGGGGACGATCGGCACTTTCACCGCGAAGCCGAGGAACATCGCGACGAAGACGACCGAGGCGAGCGTCGTCCCGCCGAGGCCGAAGAGCCCCTCGGGACCGCCATCGAGCATCGCCGTCGCGATTTCGGGCAACGCGAAGGAGGTGACCGAGTCACCGAGCCCGAAGACGAGAGCGATGAAGGCACCGAACATCACCAGCGACGCCACGTTCGTGTAGACGAAGAACTTGATTGCGGCGTACTTCCGGCGTGGTCCGCCCCAGATGCCGATCAGCAGGTACATCGGGATTAGGACCGCCTCCCAGAAGACGAACCAGAGGAAGAAATCCAGCGCCGAGAAGACGCCGATCAGGTTCGCCTCGATGAAGAGGATGAGCCCGTAGAACTGGGATTCGCGCTCGTCGATAGGCGTCCAGGAGCTGACGATCGCCAGCGTACAGAGGATCGTCGTCAGGACGACCAGCGGCAGGCTGATGCCGTCGAGGCCGACGAACCACGAGATCGAGTAGTCGCCGACCTCGAGCCAAGCCGCCTGCGATTCGAACGCCAGTTCGCCGTCGAGTAAGGCGTTTCCGCTGCCGTCGAAGGCGGCCAACAGCCACAGGCTGAGCGCCGCCGGCACGAGGCTAATAGCGAAGGCAAGCTTGCCGGCGATGCGATTCGGCGCGATGAAGGTCACCAGCGCGCCGATCAGTGCGACCGCGATCAGTGCTTCGATCATCATACGAACCACCCTCCGAGAGCGCCCAGAAGCAACAGTAAGCCGATGAACCCGGCCACCAGCAACGCCGCGTAGTTAGTCACGATACCAGTCTGTAGCCGCTTTATCCAACTGCTGCCGAACAGACTCGCCGTCGACGTGCCGTTGACGACGCCGTCGATGACGGTCTGATCGAACCGATCGGCCGCCCGCGCCAGCGGCAGCGTCAGGCCCTCCGCGAGCCAGACCTGGTACTCGTCCTGATAGTAGTTGTGCTTCAGGACGCGGTACGCGCCGCCGAGTTTCGCCGTGTGACGGGACGGTTCGGGCACGTTGTAGAGCGTGTGCGCCGTGACCGCGCCGGCCAGCGCGAGCCCGAGCGATAGCCCCGCGCCCAGCAGCATCGTCGTCGTCTCCGAGCCGATATAGCCCTCTTCGAAGGCCACCGTCTCGTGGTAGGCGTGGTAGGTCAGCCCCTCGACGGCACCGTACTCGCCGTCGAGCCAGAACTCGAGGAACGTGATGTCGACCCCCGCGAGCTTCGCGATCGGAGCCATGTTCACGAGGCCGGCGACGGCGGCGAGAGTCCCGAGCGCGAGCAGCGGAACCTTGACGGCCCAGCCGACCGGATGGGGATCGGCGGCCGTCTCGGTCCGGGGTTCGCCGTGGAAGGTCAGGAAGACCATCCGGAACGTGTAGAAGCCGGTGAAGAACACGGCGAGCAGCCCCATCGCGTAGGCTGCGAGGATGACCGGCTGCTCCAGTCCGACTGCGAGTGCGTCGAACAGCACCTCGTCTTTCGACCAGAAGCCCGAGAAGGGGACGATCCCCGCCAAGGCGAGCGCGCCGGCGAGGAAGGTGTAGTAGACGACGGGTGCCTTGTCCTTCAGGCCGCCCATCTCCCACATGTCCTGTTCGTGGTGCATGAGGATGATGACGGCACCGGCACCGAGGAACAGGAGGGCCTTGAAGAAGGCGTGGTTCATCAGGTGGAAGACGCCGGCGACGTAGCCGCCGACGCCCAGCCCGAGCATCATGTAGCCGTACTGGCTGATCGTCGAGTACGCCAGCACCTGTTTGATGTCGTCTTTGACGACGGCCATGGTCGCGGCGAACAGGGCGGTGAAGCCGCCGACGAAGGCGATGATCGCCAGCGCGGTCGGACTCAACGCGTAGTAGCCGAACATCCGGGCGACCAGGTAGACCCCGGCCGCGACCATCGTCGCCGCGTGAATGAGCGCGGAGACGGTGGTCGGACCCTCCATGGCGTCGGGCAGCCAGGTGTGGAAGGGGAACTGCGCGGACTTGCCGAGCACCCCGCCCAGCACGAGCAGTCCGGTGATCGTCACCCAGGTCTCGGCGTCGAAGCCGAACAGTGCCGTGCCGTCGTCGATCGCCGTCTCGGCTGCGGTGACGAACGACTCCTCGCCGGCGAAGCCGACCGTGCCGAACGTCGCCGCGATGGCGACGACCCCGATCAGGAAGAAGTAGTCACCGAAGCGGGTGACCAGGAACGCCTTCTTCGCGGCCGAGGGGGCCGATTCCGTGCGGAACCAGAACCCGATCAGCAGGTATGAACAGAGGCCGACGAGTTCGAAGAACATGAACGCC contains:
- a CDS encoding M24 family metallopeptidase; its protein translation is MDKRERLEAALESHDLDSIWLARPNSFAWFTGGSNVVDREADTGVAAVGYDGTEVSLVTDNIEADRLVAEELPDLEAGEVSVVEMPWYASSLEEAIAAHVADDDRAVADISIPGFKRIDPSSLRQPLTERDRERYRELGGQTASAVESVCRELRPEDTEHEVASALRVALSARNIETPVVLVGGAKRVQQYRHYTPTEAELGDYALVSVTAQRAGLHASCTRTVAFDPPSWLEERHEAAARVETTALAATRAAATSDGSGADGETAGDVFAAIQNAYDEVGYDGEWEHHHQGGAAGFAGREWIATPDHDAPVESPMAYAWNPSVQGAKSEDTALVTDDEIEFLTATDRWPTTTIEAVGRDCDLERPTVLELEE
- a CDS encoding helix-turn-helix domain-containing protein, which produces MSSDDTDEHPVDGTEEGEEPIEGPEDFLADDGEAVGRAPTAEELDQRIVDLLSWILDTETRAKIYVYLLANPGSTSEEVAKGTGLYPSTVREALAELHDEDRVTREKRASDGAGNNPYEYAAIQPSELVGGVVDQVQHELNTIFRLDRVLDREPDRESTPGLEEAVEPVTITVDDTAPTSDTDADSDGESGTDGDVIEFEDDDGDADDDHGQLT
- a CDS encoding CBS domain-containing protein, which encodes MEVASDRTKPKVEDYMTRDVATVSPDETVGDVSTRIAESEEHSGFPVCDRRRVEGFVSARDLLLADDDDPIFTVMATDLLVAHPEMKVTDAARVILRSGIQKLPVVDDAGNLVGIISNADVIRSQIERATPEKVGKLMRTLEQIHEIELTEERRTVPLSELTPTQGRVYADELEGRRYELERGLAEPLVVIDNDGTLLLADGHHRVLAADRLDIDEMDAYVIVIDQEIELGMARTAEKEELERIDDIDVVDYARHPLVQTTKRLQSKGGTGDDEPA
- a CDS encoding Lrp/AsnC family transcriptional regulator, which gives rise to MVDEPLDNLDRRILHLLQVDARGASDTAIADETDVTGTTINNRITQLEEKGVILGYNPEINYEAAGYPMRVLFICSTDLSRRSEMAEQALEVRGVVNVREMLSGEENLHVEVVAEATTDIKQSTEQLDELGLQLVSSNILAEEHVQPWNHFHQELVGEPDALSDRESTEK
- a CDS encoding complex I subunit 4 family protein, coding for MMIEALIAVALIGALVTFIAPNRIAGKLAFAISLVPAALSLWLLAAFDGSGNALLDGELAFESQAAWLEVGDYSISWFVGLDGISLPLVVLTTILCTLAIVSSWTPIDERESQFYGLILFIEANLIGVFSALDFFLWFVFWEAVLIPMYLLIGIWGGPRRKYAAIKFFVYTNVASLVMFGAFIALVFGLGDSVTSFALPEIATAMLDGGPEGLFGLGGTTLASVVFVAMFLGFAVKVPIVPFHTWLPDAHVEAPTPASVLLAGVLLKMGTYALLRFNFTMFPDQVAAYAVPIAAIAVISVIYGAMLALAQTDLKRIVAYSSVSSMGYVILGLVAYTQFGVGGATFQMVSHGLISGLMFMAVGVIYNATHTRMVTDMSGMADRMPIAVGILIAGAFGYMGLPLMSGFAAEYFIFFGAFGSGIPYAPLFTALAMFGIVIVAGYLLFALQRTVFGPYRLETDYEVGRAPVHDVASMVVLLGLIIALGVAPDLIFDMITDAIDPIIQGGEF
- a CDS encoding NADH-quinone oxidoreductase subunit N, producing MAVLQLPEWTALAPALILAGTALILFLIDSIDPHSTNRTLLAGTAVVGSLSSLAVAVWYTAAGVGATGIDNYGVIDLLGGQFVVDQLALYFMIIIAVVTALVAVASYDYLRDHTYQAEYYSLVMLAATGMSTMAASNSLVTIFIALELTSLPSYALVAILKDNRGSVEAGLKYFLIGAVSSAIFVYGVSLVYGATGSLQLTNIAAVLESGDGAVAEMDGLLGLGILMLIGGIAFKTASVPFHFWAPEAYEGAPAPIAAFLSSASKAAGFVLAFRVFTTAFPLEATTAVIGVDWTLAFVILAIVTMTVGNFAAATQENVKRMLAYSSIGHAGYVLIGLAGLSADGGELVMGAAMMHLLVYGFMNTGAFLFVGLAEYWGVGRTFEDYNGLSTQAPFACGAMAIFMFSLAGVPPFSGFWSKYLLYTELINAAADNTLLLVLAAALVINSALSLYYYSRLVKALWIEEPILDRDSLAQPTALYAAIVAAAVMTVVLLPAFGPIADAATEAAAAVVT
- the nuoL gene encoding NADH-quinone oxidoreductase subunit L, which produces MAATATGPFGFAPAIAVFPLVAFVVALLFGKHLPKKGAIPGILATGGSLVVSLVMFAAVAGGDVHHTTLYEWTAGAAESATGVETIAFSFGILIDPLSALMLVIVSLVALLVHVFSLGYMNAEGETGLPRYYAELGLFTFSMLAFVFADNLLMAFMFFELVGLCSYLLIGFWFRTESAPSAAKKAFLVTRFGDYFFLIGVVAIAATFGTVGFAGEESFVTAAETAIDDGTALFGFDAETWVTITGLLVLGGVLGKSAQFPFHTWLPDAMEGPTTVSALIHAATMVAAGVYLVARMFGYYALSPTALAIIAFVGGFTALFAATMAVVKDDIKQVLAYSTISQYGYMMLGLGVGGYVAGVFHLMNHAFFKALLFLGAGAVIILMHHEQDMWEMGGLKDKAPVVYYTFLAGALALAGIVPFSGFWSKDEVLFDALAVGLEQPVILAAYAMGLLAVFFTGFYTFRMVFLTFHGEPRTETAADPHPVGWAVKVPLLALGTLAAVAGLVNMAPIAKLAGVDITFLEFWLDGEYGAVEGLTYHAYHETVAFEEGYIGSETTTMLLGAGLSLGLALAGAVTAHTLYNVPEPSRHTAKLGGAYRVLKHNYYQDEYQVWLAEGLTLPLARAADRFDQTVIDGVVNGTSTASLFGSSWIKRLQTGIVTNYAALLVAGFIGLLLLLGALGGWFV
- a CDS encoding DHH family phosphoesterase, with amino-acid sequence MGFRLVLGCGTVCRQVTEQLPDRDGDRSLVITDDESTVETLREESVPARDADPTDPATIANVDRPDLIFVASDRTDVNRATLEAARDRFPEAVIVAYLGGNATDTDRDRFDELADAVVDPDGAIAAQVLDDAASPSAEAAIELREFLAGIDGRLAVVAHDNPDPDAIASAVALVDIAESVGVDADACYFGEISHQENRAMVNLLDLDLRNLAPDASISEYSAFALVDHSRPGVNDQLPEDLHVDIVIDHHPPRGPVPGEFVDLRQGAGATSTILAEYLDRFDVAFDVATATALLYGIRIDTNDFTREVSPDDFRAASLLWPHVDTSLLDQIEQPSLEGETLETIAKAIKNRIQRGSVAVASVGRIGDRDALPQAADQLLTMDGIETTLVFGFNDEMVFLSARSRAADVDLGETLRDGFDRIGSAGGHADMAGAQLEIGILGSADDEEEVESIVSVVEEVITNRFFEAIDTRPGVPVGAYTQTSEWLFTQRGERDDGESA
- a CDS encoding GNAT family N-acetyltransferase; translation: MEYELLAWPPDGPKLRLDHERFSYAGKFVMTNTGKAVARADDGRLVAAVAFNEDRTDDDVLWLRYVTVDRDRRGEGIGPALCRRVRDRALERGYGRLRIAVNNPYAYEALYRTGFVYTGETTGIAELILEYPTPDDHGTAAWTDRERYQAGLEEYRDRGLSEAEEQFLESRREAEPPALESVE